ATAGCTGCCCTCATAAACTTTTGCATTATATAATTTGCTTCATTTCCAGGTCCTCTTGCACAGCCTGTACCCATTATAGAATCTGGACCATATTCTTTTTTAATTTGATTAAGTCTTGTTGCTACATAATCAATTGCCTCATCCCACTCAACTTCCTCTAATTCTCCATTTCTTCTAATCATAGGTTTTTTAATTCTAGCTGTAAGATACTGAGGATCTCTTAAGAAATCCCATCCATAATGTCCTTTAAGACATAAGTTTCCTTCATTTGTTCTTCCATCTGCAGGTTCAGCCCTTACTATTTCCCCATCTTTAACTACAAGATACATTTGGCACCCTGCACCACAGTAAGGACATACAGTTAATACTCTTTGCTCCATACAATATCCCCCTTATAACTTTTATTTTAAAAAAGAGCCTATAAGATATTTTTAACTTATAGGCTCCAATTGTTATCAGTCGTTAAATCTTCTTGTGTATTCAAATTTCTAAACATGTCCCAGTTAGGGCTAAAGCCTCTCGCTTTATCTTCCTTAATATATATAGTATTTATATTACTTATAAATAAGAACAAAGATCTTTTATCTTCATAAATATATTTTTCAATATCTTTGACTATTCTTTTATTATAAAAAGAATTAAGTGGCTCTATATGATTTTGAGATTTTGTTACACATGCATCAGCATCTTTTATCATACTTTTCATATATCTTATATAATCTAAATTTATAGTAGGCATATCACAAGCTATAAAATATACATATTCACTAGAAGCTTCTTTTAGACCTCTATGTATCCCCCCTAAAGGCCCTTTATCTTTGATTTCATCACTTACTATTTTAACTTTACAATTTTTGTAAAACTCTTTTTTATTAGTTACTATTATTATTTCTTCAAACTCTAACTTCAATTTATCTATTAAATAATCTATTAACCTTACACCATTTATTTTCAAAAACTGCTTGTCAAATTTCATCCTAGAGCTTTTTCCACCCGCTAGTATTACTGCGGTTTTAAATTTGCTCATATTATCCACCTATTTTCTAGCACATTCACCTGTTTTTCCTTTAAGTATTTCAAGTCCATGATGAATACTATCTATAATGTATTCAAGAGATTCATTAACAGCCTTAGGGCTTCCAGGTAAATTTATTATAAGAGTTTCATTTCTTATACCACTTACCCCTCTTGATAACATAGCTCTCTTAGTTATTGAAAGACTATAATATCTCATAGCCTCTGATATCCCAGGAGCTAATCTATCTACAGCTTTACGTGTAGCCTCTGGAGTAACATCTCTTTTGCTAAATCCAGTTCCACCAGTCGTAAGGATTAAGTCTACATTGAGATCATCACTCATATGTACCATTTCATTAAAAAGAGCATCTTCTTTATCAGGAAGAATTACATACTTCCCAACTGTATATCCATTTTTAGTAACTATATCCTCTATTAGCTTTCCACTTTCATCTTCTCTTTCTCCTATGTACCCCTTATCGCTCGCAGTAATTATACCTACATTAAACATTCGAAGTCACCCCCTAATATATTTGTTTCAATAATATTACCACAAATATATACTAAATTCGATATATATAACTTCAATAAAAATATATCGAATTCCTTTTTAATGATCGCGATTAAATTTTTAATTTTCTTAATTCATTATTGACCTTAACCTAGGGCTAAGGTTTATACTTTTAATTATAAGGAGTGATAATATGTGTAAAAAATATACGATAAAAGAAATATCTAACACTTTAAATATATCAAGTAACAAGATAAGATTTTATGAAGAAAAAGGATTGATACATCCAATTAGAACTAATAATAACTACAGAATCTACTCTGAAGAAGATTTGGCTAAATTGCAGTTGATATTAACATATAGAACTTTAAACATATCTATAGAAGATATTAAAAATTTAATGAAAAAATGTTCTAAAGATAATATGATAAATCATTTTTATAAACAATGGAAAATCATAAATGATGAAATGCAAAAAATAAGAACAATCAAAACATCTCTAGAAGATATAATGGACTCTATATACGAATCAGATAAAAATAATTATACAGATTACATAATAGAATCTGTTAAAAAGCTCAATCACATTAATAATCTAAAAAACAATTGGAGTGATAGATGGAATTTCGATGATTGGTCTAAATCATATGATGAATTTGTAAAAAAAGATAATACAATCCTTCAAATATATAAAAACTACGATAAAGTATTGCATGAAGTTTTTGTTAAAAGTACAAAGAATTTGAAAATCAGTTCTAAATTTCTTGAAATAGGGGTTGGAACAGGTAATCTATCTAAAGTATTCTTAGATGAAAATTATGATATTACAGGAATAGACCAATCAAGAGAAATGTTAAATACAGCAAAACAAAAATTTCCAGAGCTAAAACTAAGACTAGGCGAATTTCTAAAAATACCTTTTGAAAACAATATATTCGATTCAATTGTATCAACTTATGCCTTTCATCATTTAAATGATGAAGAAAAAATCATTGCAATTCAAGAAATGTTAAGAGTTCTTAAATCAGACGGAAAAATAATTATCGGAGATCTGATGTTTGAAAATGAATTGAGTAAAAATGAGATTTTTAAAACTCTATCAAGAGATCAAGTAAATGAAATTGAAGACGAGTATTATTCAAATATCGAATTTCTTAAAATTGAATTTGAAAAATATAATAAGTATATTAATTATACTAAGATAGATAAACTTAATTATATAGTTGAAGTATGTAGCAACTAAAATGAAAAAAAGTTCGTAATAAAAAACTCAATATTTTAAATTAAAGTACGAACTAGAATTTAAATCTAGTTCTTATTTTCTTGTAACTCTTAGTGACATAATGTAAAATTTTGTGATATTATATTATGGAATAGTTGATTTAATTTTCAGAAGATGAAATAAATTGAATTTATTTGTTGTTAGAACAAGTGACGTATGGTTAAATTTGGACGCCTTATACCGTACTGATGTAGTGGCGTAACCACCTAACTATATTAAAGCGAAACTTAATTCAGATGAAGTTTTTACTCCAACTGAATTTTTAGTTGAGCTAATCCATAACCTGTTAAGTTCTTATCTCCAGCCTTAAGAAAATGGAGTTTTATAACTTTTAG
The window above is part of the Tepidibacter aestuarii genome. Proteins encoded here:
- the mobA gene encoding molybdenum cofactor guanylyltransferase; the encoded protein is MSKFKTAVILAGGKSSRMKFDKQFLKINGVRLIDYLIDKLKLEFEEIIIVTNKKEFYKNCKVKIVSDEIKDKGPLGGIHRGLKEASSEYVYFIACDMPTINLDYIRYMKSMIKDADACVTKSQNHIEPLNSFYNKRIVKDIEKYIYEDKRSLFLFISNINTIYIKEDKARGFSPNWDMFRNLNTQEDLTTDNNWSL
- a CDS encoding MogA/MoaB family molybdenum cofactor biosynthesis protein, with translation MFNVGIITASDKGYIGEREDESGKLIEDIVTKNGYTVGKYVILPDKEDALFNEMVHMSDDLNVDLILTTGGTGFSKRDVTPEATRKAVDRLAPGISEAMRYYSLSITKRAMLSRGVSGIRNETLIINLPGSPKAVNESLEYIIDSIHHGLEILKGKTGECARK
- a CDS encoding MerR family transcriptional regulator yields the protein MCKKYTIKEISNTLNISSNKIRFYEEKGLIHPIRTNNNYRIYSEEDLAKLQLILTYRTLNISIEDIKNLMKKCSKDNMINHFYKQWKIINDEMQKIRTIKTSLEDIMDSIYESDKNNYTDYIIESVKKLNHINNLKNNWSDRWNFDDWSKSYDEFVKKDNTILQIYKNYDKVLHEVFVKSTKNLKISSKFLEIGVGTGNLSKVFLDENYDITGIDQSREMLNTAKQKFPELKLRLGEFLKIPFENNIFDSIVSTYAFHHLNDEEKIIAIQEMLRVLKSDGKIIIGDLMFENELSKNEIFKTLSRDQVNEIEDEYYSNIEFLKIEFEKYNKYINYTKIDKLNYIVEVCSN